In the genome of Acaryochloris sp. CCMEE 5410, the window AACTGCAAAATACCATATACACCTAAAACCAGCGATCCCCAGAGGATTGTATTTTCGATAACTGATTTATAAGTCGGATATCTTTTCCAGTTCAGGTATATATGCAGTCCGAATAGTATTGGACCCACCAAAGCAGAAAACTGCTCAATTAGGATGAGATCCTGGGGTGGACTTTTAATCAGCGAGATAAATAAGCTATAGACCGAAGCAGATAAGGTGAATAGAAATGGCGATAATTTTTTAATAGGGAATCTTGGTTGAATACTGAATTAACGTAAACGCAGAGATTAAAGTGACTGAATTGGCAGCAAATGTCAAATAACCGTGATTAATAGAATTAATTTTGAAGTCAATAAATCGCTGAATTTCTGGTGAGATAAAATGCACCCAGAATGTGAAGCCTATGTACATTCCTGTTTTTTTAAAGTATAAGTATATGCCTAATAGAATTGCCGAAATTGGCATTATTTGCATTGAGTATCTTGAAAAGCCAATCGTTAGGATCAGAATCTAAAAAAAGATAAAAGCAAGAATCAACATCCATGCCATTCGAGATTCCTGATCAGTATTGTTTATATACTCGTTAAGTTTATGCATTACTGAATCATATCTATTTTTATTTATTCGCTATTTAATTAACGCTCAGATATACCATTGTTTTCAGCAAAAACATCCCGACTTTCTGTTTGAGAAGAGCCGAGATAATGTCAATAGTTTGGTTAGCTATCTGTCTTTTTAACTGAAGATAGCTTGGTGTTTAATTCCTAATATATTAAGGCAGTCAGCTGTGAATCGAACCAGTAGGATTCACATTTGTGAGAGAAAAAATACAAAAAATGGCATGGGCTAATCCATGTAAAAGCTTATGCATATCACACATAATCAATGTGATAAAATTTTTTCCACTAAATTAAAAACAACCTTGGTGAATTCAATATCATTAGGCAAAGTTTTTGTGGCTCATCAATCACATCAATAAGCCGCAAGATTCCATTGTTCAAAATCTCTGAATAGATTTAGAACATAAACCTTGAAGCATCTAATTTATTTATAAAAAGTTTAGACCTGTCCGAAATATAAATGGTGGAGAAAAAAGATGGTAGAACGGAGTTTTACCGCTCTACCAATGATCAAAAATCCCCTTGATTATATTCATAAATATCCCCATCGCAGCAAGCGAGTGTTGGGCATTGAATACCCTCAATTTCTCCAACTGTTGGAACAAGCCGAGTTGAAGCACAACGAGCAAAAAGCCGAGATAGAGCGACATAAAAGCCGGGTCAATGCCAAAGGAGGAGGACGCAAACCGCTGTTATCCGTCGCAGAGGAGGTTTGCCTGTGCCTGTTCTACTTGCGGCACTATCCCACCTTTGAGGTGTTAGGACTCCAGTTTGGGGTGTCCAAGAGTGAGGCAAATGATACGGTTCACTACTGGCTGGCGATTCTACGAGCACTGCTCCCTGCGAGTTTGTTTGAGCAAGTGGAATCCAACCCGAGCGATTATGCCATTGTCCAGGAGTGGTTAACTCAGTTCCAGTTGATTGTCGATAGCTTCGAGCAAGCCAGAGAACGCCCCAGCGACAACGAAGAGCAACGCTTGTATTTTTCTGGCAAAAGAAACAGCACACCTTCAAGTCGCAGATTGTGACCCTGCCTGGCGGCAAAGATATCGTCGATGCTACAGCAGGCGAGACGGGACCCACCAGTGACATTTCTGTGTTTCGAGAGCGACAATCGCAATTTGCTCCAGGACAGGGGTTCGCTGCCGATAAAGCCTATGTGGGAGCACAGCATGTACAAACCCCACACCAAAAGCCACGGGGCAAAGAGCTGACACCGCAACAAAAGGCACAGAACAAGGAATTTTCCAGTACTCGTCGCATCTTTGTCGAGCATGTGATCCGCGCAGTGCGGATTTTCCGAGTTGCTCAAGAGCGATTCCGTCTGCGTCATGAGACTTATGAACAAGTGATTCTTACCGTTTGTGGCTTAGTTCGATTGCGATTGGGCATGATTGTTTTGCCTGGTTTATCTCAGCCTTAAAAAGGGAGGATGCGATGAATTAGCCGACGCTATCTTTTGGGGCTAAACTAACAGGAACTATCTCCGACCCCCATTCCGTCGTTGAGTCTGCTGTCAAAGCAACCATGCTCAAAACCAGACACACTATGGGCTGTAAATTTTCGGACAAGTCTAATGATCAGGTTCAAACAGCATTCTTACATTTGCTTATAAATACGAATTAACTGTTGTGTGAGCTGGTTGATATTGAAGTGGGATTGAACATAAGCCCGTCCAGACTGCCCCATCTTGACCCAGCGTTCTGAGTGTTCGATGAGATAGATGAGTTTTTCTGCGATCGCATCTGGGTCTCGCTCCGGTAACAGAAAACCCGACACATCATGTTCCACTAATTCGGGAATACCGCTGTAATGGGTGCTCACGACCGGTAATCCCATGGCCATGGCCTCCATCAACGCCACTGGAATTCCCTCTTGATCACCCTTTTGACCAGTTACACTGGGAGCTAGTAATAAGTGAGTCTGATTTAAAATCTCAATCACTTCGTCTTGGGATTTCCATCCCACCAACTTAACCATAGAGCCGACATCTAGCTCTGTGATCAGTTGTTCGATGGAATCTCGTAAGGGGCCATCACCAACAATGGAATATTTAACTGGAGAAGTGCAATTTTTGAGTTGCGCAATCGCACGAATCCCGTACTCAACCCCTTTCTTTTCAACTAGGCGAGCCACGGTAGTGATCTGCACAGGCTCACCCTCTTGGATTTGCCTAGCAATCCACAAGAACTGATCACAGTCAATGCCCATATGATGAACTGTAATTTTATGGGCAGGGCACCCCAGCTCAATTAATCGATTTTGCCAGTAATGGCTAATGGGTAAGAAGCGCTCGCCTTTGCTAAAGAGTTGTTGATATGCATCTATTCCAGCTTCTTCCAAATACTCAGTGATATCCCACGCATGAAAGGTGGTGCACAGCTTACCCTGAACAGCGCCAATATCCCGCAGTTGTGATCCTAAGATGCCTAAATGTCCAAAATGACAATGCACCACATCATAGGTGGGGCGTTGTTTGAGAAACGGAATCACAGCATATAGCAGCCGAAATGATAGGGCTTGCTTGCCATAGCGCCAGATATTTAGAGATCGAAAGATGAGAACAGGATCCTTCAAGCAGCCTTTGAGAACCAGCAGCAGTGCTTTCAAACTCCTTAAAAGGTAGTTTGTTGGCATCGACGGATAGTACTGAGTGCAGTCCAAAAGCTGATATTTTTCAACATCCGGATGAACTGTCGTCATATTCTGAGGGCGACTGGCATACATATCTATCGTGTGTTTCTCATCAAGAATATGAGTAATTTGGTTCAGAATAAAAGTTTCTGATATGGATGGAAACGCTCCGACCAAAAAAGCAATTTTCATATAACCCTAAGCAAGAATAAATGACTATTGATTGAAGGGCTTTTTAATGTATTTGTACTTCAGAATGGGCATTATTAACTTGTTTTTTGCTTTAATTCCATACCGTTTAACCTGTTCTTTGAAGCTAATCCGAGGGACTTCATCATAGGCTAAGTCTTTAGCCAGTACACAATGGACATACTGATTTTTTCGATCTAAGTCCGGGTAGCCAAAATACTGTAATTTGAAATTCCCATGGGCCGCCCACTGGATCAAATCACCAATTTCAATGGTTTCATCAATCACTTGTAGCTCATCCGGGTTATGCAGATGTAGATATCTCTGATATTCAGGACTAGGATAGGTTAAGACCACGACCGCATCCCCAGCCGTAACACGGCCTAAATTCGCGAAAAAGGCTTCATAGTGGTTTGGAGGAAGATGCTCAATCACATCCACCATCGACACGAGATCCACGGGCTGTTGGATAGTGTCTTCAATTTTTTTAAATTCATTAATAATATCAACCTTTAAAAAAGTGATATTTTTATCTATCACTGTTTGTTGGGCATAGGCGATATTTTTATCGGCGATATCACAGGCCCAAACATGCCCTGTCTTAATCTTGGCCCCAATCTTTTCGGATACTAGCCCGATACCACACCCGATATCCAGAACCTTGCTGTCTGGCCGTGTATATTTCCCAATCAGTTCGACTGCTTTGTCGATCCGCGGGTTGCCATACAGGCGATAGCTCAACATCCGCGTATCGCGGAATTCATTGTAGTAATTTCTGACTTGTTCTACGTTGTTGGTCATCAAAGGTCCTATATTGATTTGCTTGAGTTGACAAGTGGCCGAGCCACAACTAGATAAACAGCGGAATTTTCTTGACGCTGTTCAGGGGAATAGGAACGGTCTAAACAGCGAATAACCTGTTGCATCAATACAGCAAATACTCGTTTAAAGGGACTTCTTATCTTAGGGATTAAGGCATCTTGAATCAGGCAGGCTGAAGCGGCTGCGAATCCCAGCACTCCAGTAATCTCAACCACTTCCCAATGGCAGTCTGTCAACAGCTTGGTGAGACCGGCTCCAGTCCAGCGCCAATAATCCGTCGGAATAGGATGATAGGGCCAATAGCCATGGGTAGATAAAAGCAAGAGGCCGTTGGCTTTGCAGACCCGATGGGCTTCCGCTAAGTAAGCAGCGGGAGATTCGACATGTTCCAACACTTGGGTGGAAATCACTAAATCAACACTGTGGTCACCCAGGTCAACACTGCCGGTATCCGGATCAATGGCTAAATCAGCCAGGGGGTTACTCGCTAAGTCGGCCCCCAAATAGTTCTGAACTGTTGGGGTGAATAAACTACGATAGGGCATCGAGCCACAGCCCATATCGATCGCGGTTAAGTCATGATGCTGTTGGTGGAAGGGTTGAACATGGTTCGCAATCGTTTGCTCAAGGGCCTGACGAAGCTTCACTAAAATGTAGTAGCGATCGCTGGTCCAGGATGGGTTGAGACGAGGCTCAACTTGATTGATCGTGTCGAGCGGATGGTCCGTTGAAGTTGGGGTCATATCCAGTCTCTGCCTCTCCTTTATGCCGCCTTTAAATCAGACATTAATTGTTGCAGATCCCCGAGGATGCGCCTGCCTTTGGGAAGTGTGACTAAAGCCGTAAAAAAGCTGCAGACCGTCACGACAAACGCAAGACAGCACCCCCAAAAAGGCTGAGGTTGAACAAAGTATCGTAGGGTTCCGAGGGCCAAAAGGGTCCAAATCGTCGCAAAGCCAAGGGGAGCAATGGTTATATAGAAGTCTTTCGTTTTGACAGGCCCCTGTCGCCCCACCACAAAAAATAGTAAGGGCATCGTGATACCTAGGGCGACACTGGAATAAGAGATGGCCACCCCCAGAGCCTGCCAGGGTAGGCCAACCCCAAACGAGAAAATGGTAATCGTCGAACTCAAAAGGCCCCATCGGAATAAATCATCCGTTCGATCTTGGGTAATAAATAACCAGCCTACAGAATTGGCGATGGGCCGCATCAGCCCTGAAATTCCCAGTAATGCAAAGATGGCGCTGGCACCGAGCCACTGAGAGCCCAATAGCACCTGAATCAGCCAATCTGATGCCGCAATCATAAATAGGATAATCGGCAAGGTCAATAGCATGAGTTTTTCTAAGATGCGCAAATAGACTTGTCGATATCGATGCGGGTTGTCTACTAAGCGACTGAGCACGGGAACGGCCACATTGGTGATCGGAGCGTTAATTTGGCTAATCGGCAAAAGCAAGAGTTGATAGGCTTTAGCGTAGAGTCCTAATTGCTGGGAGCCCCAAAACTTACCAATTAACACGTTGTCCAAATTGAGGGACAAGTAGTTCACAATACTGAAGCCAGTGATATTGCTGCCGAAGACCATCAGCGATCGCATCTCCGTATTCCAGGTGGGTAAACCCGGCACCCATCGACAGGCTATCCAAATGCCCAGGGTATTGACGCTAATCGTCACCAGGGAAAGGGCAATCAGTGACCAGTAGCCCCAACCGAACCACACACATAGAAAGGCCGCACTCACTCCAGAGAACTGGGCAAAAATATCGTTAAAAGCTAAGGCGTTGTAAGACATTTGCCGCTGGAGTAGCGCCGTATGTTGCACCCCTAAGCCCCCCATGACAATGCCACCGGCTAAAGCAATGGTAATCAGGGTCAGCCTCGGCTCATTGTAAAAGCCAGCGATCAAGGGTGAGAGGCAAGCCGCGAGAATTGCAACTCCTAAGCTAAAGCTCACATTAATCCAGAACAGCGTACTGACCTGCTCATGATTAATGTCTTCTTTCTGGACCGTTGCCATGGATAGACCCAGATCTTTGAAGATCGTCACAAAGCCCATGACTGCGGTTACCATCCCCACTAAGCCATAGTCATTCGGGGTTAAGAAACGCCCCAACACAACATTGGCCACAAGGGTCAGCGTAAACTTCAACCCTTGAGCCGTGATCGTGGTGGCACCACCTCGCACAGCGCGTTGCTTTAAATTGCCTTGCAAATGCTTTGTACTGAAGAAAGCATCTGCAGTATGGTTAGTCTTTCGGATACGCAAGGGTTCGGCCTGATGATTCGGTCGACAGACTCACTTAAGCTTTTAGGTAAGCATAATTTTTGTGGGTGGGATTAACGCCATTTGCCACGAGGCCAATCACATTCAATTTCTTGTGAGCAGAAATTGCTTTCGATAATTCTAACCGGGTGACTTGTTTCATCCGCCCCACCATCACAACACCATCGCACCCTAAACCGATGGGAATGGTATCGACAACGCCCAAAACGGGCGGACTATCAATCAAAATCAAGTCATAGTTATTTTCAAAAGCTTTAAGCACATCTTGCATCCGTTCTAAGCTCAGCAGCTTGACTGGATCAGCCGATAGCGGCCCCGCCGTTAACACATCAATGCTGAGATCAGACGGAGGCAAGGTACCTGGATCTAGTTCAGACTCATCCCACCGCATATACACCCATTGCGGAGTCGTCTGAAGCTCTGCCAAGGTGACATTCCCATTGAGCAGGGTTGATAGTCCTTGGTGGTTATTCAAGTTAAACATGTAGTGCAAGCTTGGATTTCGCAAATCCGCATCAATCACAAGGACTCGTTGATCTAAGCGGGCAGCACTAATCGCTAGGCCTAAGGCCAAGGTTGATTTGCCTTCTCCAGCCCCAGCTGAAGTAATCATCAAGGTTTTGTAGGGATTTTTGGTTTGTAACAGCTGGATGTTGGTATAAATCAAGTCCAGAGATTCCCGCAGGGGCTGCCACTGAAACAGTTCCGGGGTCGTAAAGGTGGGGCTTTGGGTTTCGGCTACCGGCAGAATAAGCGAATCACGCAAGTCAGCGTTTGAAAGTTCAGGAATCGCTCCCAGTAAAGGCAAGGGGAACTGATTGCCCAAATCATCTGAGTTATGGAACTTATCGTCCATCGCCTCGCGCACAAAGGCCGCGAGCCCCCCTAGAAATAATCCCACCACTGCGCCCAACATCAAGTTACGACGGGCATTGGGGCTAATTTGCACTCCCAGTTGGGGGGCCTCGACCACTTGCCAATCAAAGCCACCTCGAGCAATCTCTAACCCCAGCTCTTGCCGAGCTTCTAGCAGCTTTTGCAACGTTCCTCGCCGAGTGGAAACTTCTGGTTGAAGGCGATTGAACTGGGCTAATAACTCCGGGTATTGCTTCAGTTCAGCGGTTAATTTCGCTTCGGTCTGAGCTAAACTGCGATCGCGTGCTTGGAGGCTCTGTAGGTTTTTCTGAAGCTCACTCAACTGCCTAACGAGGGATAAATCATTGTCTCCAAACTGGCCAGCATTGAGCTGATTCTCGCTGGTGGGCAACTGCCCTGCATCGCCCCCTAAGACCCGACCGACTTCCTGCTCTAGTAGGGCCAATTGGTCTCGACGTTGATTGAGTAAGTTGAAAATGACGGGATGATCTTCCGTTAAGGTTTGGCGTTGTTGCGCTAGCTCTAATTCCGTTTGCTGAATTTGATTCAACAGGGACTGATACCGAGTCGATTCACTTAAACGAGCTGATGTTCGGGCTTGCTCTGGGGCTAGCTGAATCTGCCGCTGCACACTGGTATAGCTGGCATAGGTTTCCCGGTATTGAGCATCTAACGCCTGTCGTTCGGTTTTGATCCGATCCAAAGCCGTGGATGCCGTTTGGGCTTGGGTGGCAGGGTCAATCACATTGGTGCCACTGCGAAAGGTCTTTAGAGCCGCCTCTGCTTCTAAAACGCTGCGGCGAACCTCTGGCAATTGCTTATCAATAAACGCTAAACCTTTGGACAGACGGAGCTTCTGCTGTTCTAAATTGTAGAGTTGATAAACCGCTAAAACCGTTTCTAAAATCTCTTGGGTTTTTTCAGGCTGAGTACTGATATAGGTGGCTTTTAAGACTTTAGTCGCGACCTTGCCTTTACCTGTACTATCTGGGGCATACACAGGACTAAAGGACAAGGAGGACCTTAAATCCTCAATGGTGATATTTGGATATTCTGTTTGTAGGCGTTCAACGGCCCTAGACAAAACTTCCGACCCCGCCAACACCTGCAATTGCGTTGTGAGATCCACTTGAACGTTCGGATCAGCGAATCGATTTTCTGCCGTCTTCGGCCCTAAACCATTGGGTTTGGACTGATAGTTAGACTCCACCAAAAGCTGCATCGTGCTTTGATACAGGGGCTGAGTTTTCAAAGTTAAGAATATAGAACCAGCGATGGCACCGACAAAGGCACCTAAAAACCAAAATTTCCGCCGGACCAAGATAGAAAGCAGATGTCCATAACCCCAGTCCTTATCAATGGTTTGGGCAATTAAAGCATCTTGTTGATGAGTAAGCTTATTAGGGGGTTTATATAAACTGCTTTCAGTCACAATCTGTATTTCAACTTATAGAAGGAACAAAAGAATTTTGATTAATGGTTTGGGTCGGATAAATCTGGTTAATAACTTGATGGATTTTTTGAAAAAAGACGGGCTCAGAAAAGTGTGACAGGGCATGGTCACGGATATATTGATAGTCCCATTCGATCTGTTGCGATCGCACAAGCGCTGCCTGCAAGGATGAGGCCGTTTGTTGATGGAAAAACACACCTGTTTGACCTGGAACTTGGGTATCGATAACACCACCTGCACCAAAAGAAACCACAGGTGTTCCACTCGCATTGGCCTCAACGGGAACCAAACCATAATCTTCCAGTGCCGCCACGACCACCGCTTTAGCTTTAGACATCAGATGACAGCGTTCGGCATCAGAGATATACCCTAGAAACTCGATATTTGACTTAGCGCGTCGTTCCAAATGCTCCCGTTCCGGGCCATCTCCCATAATTTTTAACGGCCAACCTAACTGATTAAACGCATCAATAATAACGTCAACACGCTTATACCCCAACAATCGGGCAGATACCAAGAAAAAATCCTCTTTTTGGTCTGAAAAAGAGAACTTAGAATTATCAATTGGGTAATTAACTACTATCGCTTGTTTACTGTAAGTCGACTGGATACGGCGGGCGACTTCAGTAGAGTTAGCAATATATAGATCAGGTTCTTGGGCATAGGCCAGATCAGCCCTCCTCATCACCCGAAACATTTTTTCTATAAAGGGGTAGAGATGCTGATAATCCGCATACTCCCGCAAATATGTTTGGGTATCCCACAGGAAACGGGTGATGTTATGGCAAAAGCAGATATGTTTGGCATCCGGTCGGGTGCGCACCGCTTTGGCAAAGCTGGTGCTACTGCTAATGATGAGGTCATATTTCTGTAAATCTAACGCCCTAAACGCTGGGTAATAGAAAGGTGCCAGCAACCTAAAATACCGAGTGGCTCCGGGTAATTTTTGCAGAAGGGTTGTATGGACGAGGCGATCTCCCAACTCTATCGTTTGCTGAGGATCATAGAGGGAAGTGAATATATCTGCACTGGGGAAGTGACGACACAACAGCTCGAAAACCCTCTCAGCGCCTCCGCGCTGGGTCAGATAGTCATGAACTAGGGCAATCTTCATAATTTCGTTCGTACTTTACCTGCTACTTCACCAGAACCCTTTGTTCAATTTTTAGAAATCCAACGGATGTGGAGGAATAGGCTCGACAATATCATGAGCTTGACAATACAACACTTCGTAAAAGGATACCTTAAACATTAGAACTCTTGCTTCATAAAGACTACAAAACCCCATTCAATAAGTAGCGCAGCTATTTCACTGGTCACCGCATGGGTTACCTACTTTATGGGCTTCAATCTCAATATTTATTGAGGAAAAGGAGGTAGTCATTCTAAATTTTTCTTTCAGCAATAGTTCCTCGCTTAAATCGTGAGGGGAAATAATGTTTGAAGGTATTGGAAGTAAGTGAAAGTCTTGAGAAATTGGCTTAATTAGCCCACTTGCACCTCAGCAAGATCAGTATAGCGTGGCATTTTTCCCCTCGCCAGATAATTTAGAAAGTTTTTTGCTGTGACCGGTTATCGATAGTTCTGGGCTTGGGTTTCAAACATCGATGCATAGACCCCGTTGAGGTTCATCAACGTATGATGATTACCTTCTTCAACCATGTAACCTTGTGACATCACATAGATATAGTCCGCCATCTTGACCGTCGACAATCTGTGACTAATCAAAATAGCGGACTGATCTTGCATAAGTTCTCGAAACTGCTGGAACACCTCATACTCAGCTTTGGGGTCCATGGCACTCGTCGGCTCATCCAAAACAATCACTTGAGAATCCCTCAGAAAGGCACGCGCCAGGGCGATTTTTTGCCACTGCCCAATACTGAGTTCTTCTCCTTGATCAAACATCTTGCCCAAAACAGTGTCGTACCCTTGAGGTAACGACTGAATCACTCGATCGGCCCCGGACAGCTGAGCCGCCGATCGGATTCGATACTCATCAGCTGGTCTCTCAATATTCCCTAACTGGATATTATCTCGGGCTGTGAAATGATATTTAGCATAATCTTGAAAAATGACGCTGATATGGCTTTTTAGCTC includes:
- a CDS encoding transposase family protein — translated: MIKNPLDYIHKYPHRSKRVLGIEYPQFLQLLEQAELKHNEQKAEIERHKSRVNAKGGGRKPLLSVAEEVCLCLFYLRHYPTFEVLGLQFGVSKSEANDTVHYWLAILRALLPASLFEQVESNPSDYAIVQEWLTQFQLIVDSFEQARERPSDNEEQRLYFSGKRNSTPSSRRL
- a CDS encoding glycosyltransferase, which codes for MKIAFLVGAFPSISETFILNQITHILDEKHTIDMYASRPQNMTTVHPDVEKYQLLDCTQYYPSMPTNYLLRSLKALLLVLKGCLKDPVLIFRSLNIWRYGKQALSFRLLYAVIPFLKQRPTYDVVHCHFGHLGILGSQLRDIGAVQGKLCTTFHAWDITEYLEEAGIDAYQQLFSKGERFLPISHYWQNRLIELGCPAHKITVHHMGIDCDQFLWIARQIQEGEPVQITTVARLVEKKGVEYGIRAIAQLKNCTSPVKYSIVGDGPLRDSIEQLITELDVGSMVKLVGWKSQDEVIEILNQTHLLLAPSVTGQKGDQEGIPVALMEAMAMGLPVVSTHYSGIPELVEHDVSGFLLPERDPDAIAEKLIYLIEHSERWVKMGQSGRAYVQSHFNINQLTQQLIRIYKQM
- a CDS encoding bifunctional 2-polyprenyl-6-hydroxyphenol methylase/3-demethylubiquinol 3-O-methyltransferase UbiG; the encoded protein is MTNNVEQVRNYYNEFRDTRMLSYRLYGNPRIDKAVELIGKYTRPDSKVLDIGCGIGLVSEKIGAKIKTGHVWACDIADKNIAYAQQTVIDKNITFLKVDIINEFKKIEDTIQQPVDLVSMVDVIEHLPPNHYEAFFANLGRVTAGDAVVVLTYPSPEYQRYLHLHNPDELQVIDETIEIGDLIQWAAHGNFKLQYFGYPDLDRKNQYVHCVLAKDLAYDEVPRISFKEQVKRYGIKAKNKLIMPILKYKYIKKPFNQ
- a CDS encoding class I SAM-dependent methyltransferase, with translation MTPTSTDHPLDTINQVEPRLNPSWTSDRYYILVKLRQALEQTIANHVQPFHQQHHDLTAIDMGCGSMPYRSLFTPTVQNYLGADLASNPLADLAIDPDTGSVDLGDHSVDLVISTQVLEHVESPAAYLAEAHRVCKANGLLLLSTHGYWPYHPIPTDYWRWTGAGLTKLLTDCHWEVVEITGVLGFAAASACLIQDALIPKIRSPFKRVFAVLMQQVIRCLDRSYSPEQRQENSAVYLVVARPLVNSSKSI
- a CDS encoding lipopolysaccharide biosynthesis protein, with product MRIRKTNHTADAFFSTKHLQGNLKQRAVRGGATTITAQGLKFTLTLVANVVLGRFLTPNDYGLVGMVTAVMGFVTIFKDLGLSMATVQKEDINHEQVSTLFWINVSFSLGVAILAACLSPLIAGFYNEPRLTLITIALAGGIVMGGLGVQHTALLQRQMSYNALAFNDIFAQFSGVSAAFLCVWFGWGYWSLIALSLVTISVNTLGIWIACRWVPGLPTWNTEMRSLMVFGSNITGFSIVNYLSLNLDNVLIGKFWGSQQLGLYAKAYQLLLLPISQINAPITNVAVPVLSRLVDNPHRYRQVYLRILEKLMLLTLPIILFMIAASDWLIQVLLGSQWLGASAIFALLGISGLMRPIANSVGWLFITQDRTDDLFRWGLLSSTITIFSFGVGLPWQALGVAISYSSVALGITMPLLFFVVGRQGPVKTKDFYITIAPLGFATIWTLLALGTLRYFVQPQPFWGCCLAFVVTVCSFFTALVTLPKGRRILGDLQQLMSDLKAA
- a CDS encoding polysaccharide biosynthesis tyrosine autokinase, whose product is MTESSLYKPPNKLTHQQDALIAQTIDKDWGYGHLLSILVRRKFWFLGAFVGAIAGSIFLTLKTQPLYQSTMQLLVESNYQSKPNGLGPKTAENRFADPNVQVDLTTQLQVLAGSEVLSRAVERLQTEYPNITIEDLRSSLSFSPVYAPDSTGKGKVATKVLKATYISTQPEKTQEILETVLAVYQLYNLEQQKLRLSKGLAFIDKQLPEVRRSVLEAEAALKTFRSGTNVIDPATQAQTASTALDRIKTERQALDAQYRETYASYTSVQRQIQLAPEQARTSARLSESTRYQSLLNQIQQTELELAQQRQTLTEDHPVIFNLLNQRRDQLALLEQEVGRVLGGDAGQLPTSENQLNAGQFGDNDLSLVRQLSELQKNLQSLQARDRSLAQTEAKLTAELKQYPELLAQFNRLQPEVSTRRGTLQKLLEARQELGLEIARGGFDWQVVEAPQLGVQISPNARRNLMLGAVVGLFLGGLAAFVREAMDDKFHNSDDLGNQFPLPLLGAIPELSNADLRDSLILPVAETQSPTFTTPELFQWQPLRESLDLIYTNIQLLQTKNPYKTLMITSAGAGEGKSTLALGLAISAARLDQRVLVIDADLRNPSLHYMFNLNNHQGLSTLLNGNVTLAELQTTPQWVYMRWDESELDPGTLPPSDLSIDVLTAGPLSADPVKLLSLERMQDVLKAFENNYDLILIDSPPVLGVVDTIPIGLGCDGVVMVGRMKQVTRLELSKAISAHKKLNVIGLVANGVNPTHKNYAYLKA
- a CDS encoding glycosyltransferase; protein product: MKIALVHDYLTQRGGAERVFELLCRHFPSADIFTSLYDPQQTIELGDRLVHTTLLQKLPGATRYFRLLAPFYYPAFRALDLQKYDLIISSSTSFAKAVRTRPDAKHICFCHNITRFLWDTQTYLREYADYQHLYPFIEKMFRVMRRADLAYAQEPDLYIANSTEVARRIQSTYSKQAIVVNYPIDNSKFSFSDQKEDFFLVSARLLGYKRVDVIIDAFNQLGWPLKIMGDGPEREHLERRAKSNIEFLGYISDAERCHLMSKAKAVVVAALEDYGLVPVEANASGTPVVSFGAGGVIDTQVPGQTGVFFHQQTASSLQAALVRSQQIEWDYQYIRDHALSHFSEPVFFQKIHQVINQIYPTQTINQNSFVPSIS